The following is a genomic window from Rutidosis leptorrhynchoides isolate AG116_Rl617_1_P2 chromosome 8, CSIRO_AGI_Rlap_v1, whole genome shotgun sequence.
AATGGATAAAGAAAAGCTCCGGGGAAGCCGCCGGAGAAAAGAACCTGCACCTCCAACAGATCAAAAAATACGCGAAGAGCAAGTACGAAAACAAAAACAACCACTTGATAACAAGAACCCATCACAGAGCCCCGAAAGGCTTGCCGCCTGCGCCTAGATCTCGTCGAAAAAGTGGCGCCCACCGCCGGAATAACGCTACAATTACCGATCCCAGTCACCAAAAGCCGAACTGGACAACCCCACCAAACCCGAGCCATGCCGAAACACATAAGACCGAAGTCTTCGTTGCATGTATCTACAACCGCCGGAAGCAAAATCGCCGGAAAAAACCCTAGAGAACCAAGAGGGTAACCGGATCTGAAGAGAGAAGAAGGTGAATAGGGGGGAGGGGGGGAATCTGTAAAGAAAAGCCATCGGACCACCGGCGAGGTGCTAGTGACCGGAAAAGAGGCTCATGGTGGAGGAAACAAAACGTATGCAAGAGTTTTGAAGAGAGGCTTTTGTTTTGTTTCTATGGAGGTTACTTGCTGATGTGGAGGAAACAAAACGTATGCAAGTGAGGAGAATTAATTTCTACCTCCGAACCTAGAAACTACGGAGTATAAGTATAAGGATGGAGCATGCGGTAAATGACTAAAATACCCTAAAAAAAGATTGTAAAAAGACAATTCAAGACAAAGAAAATAGTAACTTCAGAGGGTAGGAGACAGTTTTTTCAAATAGTATATTAGGATAATTAAGTCAACCATCCAACAAATAATTAATGACATATAAATTCATCCTAAAATATTCTTAAGATATTAAGTAGCAAGGCAAACATCAACAAACACAAGATAATGATACATTGCCGGTCGTTAGGTGCTGATAAGGTACATAACTAATTAACCAAAAAAAAACTACTACTTCTCATTATTTATTTTTGGCGGACAAAAACTAAGTGGAAATTACATTGTAACTGTAATAATATAGATAGTCCGTATATCAATTGCAAATCAATTGCCATACACAATATTATTTAGTCTCTCTATGATCCTTGAAACGCCATCTGTTTGAGCACAACTCTCTCCAATCTGCAAATTTACATATATAGTAATTAATTAGATGTGAATTGTAATTTGGAATTTTCTTAAAACTGTACGAGGATTAATTAAATGCTCTGAGATGCAAGTAAaatatgttatttatttatttattttttttttttttttttggcaaagaaCGTACGATTACTATAACAAAAACTGAACGAAGAAACAAGAAAAAATGACCAGGCTCAAGAGATACAAAAACCAAACCTAACCAAACCACACGAACGGAAGAAAACAAACTAGAGATGAGCCGAACCATTAACTACCAAAAATCATAAACAAATATAACGAAACAAAAAAGAGAAAGATGACATATGATCGCGAATGTGGTTAAGTCCCATCTGAATAATGTCAATAATGTCGTTCTAAAAAAAGGTAAATTTATGGTTTTTGCCTATTCATTATTTCGTATAAGCATCAAAGACATATAGGACATTTTTCTTCCCTTGTAATTATTCAAACAAGGTTTGGATTGATAACCAATATAGTATTATATTTCGTAAAAAGCTATTGCCAAATGTACTAACGTATGCATGCAAACAAAATTTAAACCCCATTATACTAAAAAGATTCTAACCTTAACATATAAAACTTCAAGCTTTGTTTCCATTAGGTTAAAAAAGATGTGATCGACTCTTCAATGTAACtgaatatatacatattttaaattaaTTATCCGACAAAAAATTTGTAGGGTATATATACCTGAGCATGAATGGTATGATATACGGTATCATTAAGAATTGAGAACCCGGCATTAACAACTTCGAAACCTTCTTCATGAATCACGCGGATCGTTTCACTGAACAAGAACTGAAAATCGACACCAGTAATGAGAATTGCTTCAAGAGATGAGCCGGATTCACGAATATCGATCTGCGGTGTCTTGTGTTGCGCTCCCAATTTTAAGTTGTtgatatcattatcatgattaattTCCAATTTTGTTGTTCCCATCAACTTATCCTTTTCTCTCTTCATTTTCTCTAGTTTTATTTGGAGTTTCTTTATGTAATTTGCCGCTTCTTGTAGTTGATCTGGAACCGATATAGTTTGCTGCTGTATTTATAACAGTATATATAAAACAAATTAACTAACATAGTGAAAAATTAAATAAACCAGAATGAGTGGCGTGTATTGGTTGTGTCAgatattttagaattttttttGAATATATAAGTCTAAAACATTAGTTATTTTAATTACTTTGTAATCGATCTTACAGTATGATTTGAAGAGatcaaatatatatacatgttagaaatcgggtatgaattactgccggattcgttcttgaatcgtgtaatcactatctctataaagtatttcgaccctacgattgccacggttgcacgaaatctttacagggatcaaacaagaacgcaatcagtgttttgggcaacgaaatcactgatcaaattgttagagaatatgtgtgtgtttctgttggtttttatgaatgcagaatgaatgaacaaagacgttcataaactgtttataggaaaACAGTTAAACCGAAAGGGTGTAACCCTTCAGTTTTGGCGGGAAAATCGGTTATACCAAAAGGCATACCTGTTCGCTGACACTTATTCGAACGCAACTTTTCTAGTTAACGAATAGTGCAATTTCTGTTGAGGTTTCGGGGCGCTGCCCCGAGCCCCGCGAGGGGCGCTGCCCCCTCGACCCCTGCCCGCTCACCTGGGAGCGggaccccagccaggggcgctgccccttggacctcgccaggggcgctgccccttggaccccgcaaggggcgcagcccccttgacccccgcattttatgcgacagttagtagccaactcttacgggcgtgtactccacactctccgaacccgttggtaagtatagctagctaacacctgcataagtaaatcgcaactaactaaaatgtacgttggatgacactaaaatcaccaacaatacaCACACTGTATTTAGTGATACATGAATATAATCACAATCTCAATCTCAATTAGCTAATGGACTAGTATAACGCTAGCTAGACCAAATTAATTACATGCCCTTTTGGTAGATAACACATTATGTGTAAGCATGCTACTAAGCAAAAACCTGTCTCCTACAGTGTGGTAGTGtcctatatatattttataacatgtttttttttttttttttttttttttttaacagtagTATTGGCATCACCCAGAAATGTAACATGTTTTTGAGATGCTTAATTATAAGACGTAAAATTAAAGACAGCGACAAAATGATGGAACGTTAGATCGATAGATAGAAAGATGGATAGTAATTAAAAACCGTGGTAGAGGGATCATGAGGAACAAGAGAATGGAGTTTGGAGTAGAGGGCCTTCATTTGAATCCTTCTGTTTTTCTCAATGGTTCTTCTGTCAAcccttgaagaagatgatgatgaacttgGCTTGCATTCCATTACTCTTTAGTCTATGTCTTAAATTCAAGGATATTAATTTACCTGGTTTAATAGCATCAAATTTACCTGGTTTAATAGCTTCAAGTGCAATTCTATTTGCCTTTTTAGTGACTGTACGTAGTGGACAGCCAAGATAAGATGAAAATGACCGATTAAAGTTAAATTTTGCAAAATCCCAGCAACTACTTCGTGTTCAATAATATATGCCTTTATTAGTGGGAACCACATGCATAATAAAGTTTTTTATAACAGTTCTTGTATTCACTAACACTATTTGTTGCGCTACGTACCGGCGGCATCCTATGTAGCAACGATTGATAAATGCTCACAATGCCTGTTGTAAGACTATTGTGTGGGGCGTGGAGCAAATCTTATAGCCAAAACAATGAAGGTTGTTACTTGAGTGGTGGTGTGAGATTTACTAGCAAAAAAGTGGACGTTGGAGGTAGTTGTTAAAGAATGGAATGAGTAGTTTGGTGCGGTGGATGAAATAAAAAAAACTGTGGGCTTTTACATGTCGTGCTTAAAAATATATAACTTTAAGTTCGATATAATCGAGCTTCGAGCTCGAGTAGTTAACGAGTAGCTCGACACATTTACACCTTCAAGAGTGGTTGATAATTAATTTACCATATATATGTGTATCTTAGCCCAAAATATGTTAGAGTTCGGAACTCAAAGTCGAATATCGCTTTTCCTAAAGTGGCTGCTTTCTACATAATCATCGTATTTTGTGAAGACAATTTTGCCTTGTGGCATCCGGGCTCAAAACTATAATATTTTTTTAACTCAACAAGACAGCACTCAAATTGTGGTGTACCTGAGTACTAAGTGTTGGAGATAATTTGGTAATAGGTGTCTCACATCGGTTTAAATAAGCTTAGAGGAATCTCCCTCTATCACTAATTGTTTTTAGAGTATTATGGAACTCTTCAGATTATATAAAAAGACGTGTTAGTGGACCTAAATCGATTCAACACAATAGTCGGATTACACTCTATTTGTCATTTGTGAACCCTAATACAAACCCTAATGACACCTTCCCCTTTATTAATGTTGATTGACCCGCTTAATTGGTCCTCATTGTTAATGGGCCCGAAGATTGAAACCCAGCCTCGTCTAGTCATCTTTCTACATCCCTATAAAATGTTGAGTTCTCCAATAAATACAACTATAGTGCTTGCTTTGAAAATCACTCGGATTCTTCGAACTTTTATAAGTACCATATATAGCTGTTTATCTCTTAACCACTTGTTTATCTTGAAATAAGTTAATGATGTGAATAAAATATTATTTCACCGGTACTTTAAAAAAAGTACAACTACAAAAGCAGGTTGAAATGAGAGGTTTTTTTTTTGTACATATGTGTTGATTTTTTTTCATAATTATTAGAACAAGTTTAGTTACTACGAAACCAAACCGAAGTAGTTTATGGAAAATGAGagtaaaaagaaaaagaagaaagtgAAAGTAAACAGGAAATGGCAAATGCATCATATAATTGGGCTAAAAGTTTATGGACCCAACCAATTTATGGACATGTTAGATGCCTGTTATTTTTCATCTATGAAAAGTGGGCAAGGACTTTTATTTTGTGGTCCTTACGAAAAGTTAGTAGTAGAATTTTGGTAGTGACTTTTGCTTGTTTAGTGTTTGCATATTGTATTTAGAGCTCATTTGCCCACTAGATAATCATCGATATTGTTACAGAAAGTTTCAAGTTCAAACATTACTAACAACACATCTTAATATCTTCGATGATTAGAAGAATCCAAGAGTCACTAAACAGTAACTTAAATTTTAGTAATACAGGCGCAACCTTTTTCTCTCTGCCGGGCACATTTACGcatttttttatgaattttctTTCCCCACCAGAGTTCTACGTTTTTCGATAATCAGCATCTCAACCGGTGACTCGTATTATCTTGTTTCTTATCTTTCAACTTTTCTCTTGCATTCTTCTTTTCCCCTCATTTACTACGTCGTTTGTAGCGTTTCCGGCTACCTACCCTCATTTATATGCCGCTTGGAGGCGGCGATTTTGGTGGTTTCTCATCAATCTATGCGTTCCGGTGTGGTGTATGatgttgttggtgattttagtgtcatctaacATTAATTTTATTTAATTGGGGTTTACTAGAATGCAAGAGTTAGTTAGTTATACTTAACAACGGGTTcgaagagtgtggagtacacgcccgtaagagttgacTAGCAACTGACGCACAAATTGCGAGATCAAGGAGGCTGCCCCTTGCAGGGTCCAAGGGGCAACGCCCCTGGCTGGGGTCCACACCTAAAATGAAGAGTTATGACTCTTCATGATAAATTTAGAAAACTGATAATATTCGGGTTTTTCCAATAGTTTTTGCATTCATTCAAACAAACAGAAATATACAGATTCTCTCATACGTTTTTTGATTTCTTCTTGTCTGGAAACAATCGTTCTCGTCTTATCCCAATTAGAATTTCGTATAAACCCGAGGCTTGTGAGGGACACGATACTTAATTAGGAAATTATTTCACGATTCAGGAACCAATTCAGATTATCTATTTTCGTACCTGTAAATTTTCTTACAGATGTAACTTTTTATGCGTTTTGCGTTTTTATTTCCGGCAACTCGATTTTCCAGTAACACAAGTTTATAAACAAAGGATTATTTATCATGTTGTATTTTATGGTTGAGTGCGTTCGTTCCTCACCAATCTTCTCCTTTACCATATAAACTCGCATTCGTATCGTTCTATCTTCTCCATATTCACTAGGTAAATCTTCCCGATTGCTCCATATTTTGCGAGACAACAAACGGTGGTTATTCGTCATATTTGTTTCCTCCTCGGTCTGGAGGTATTAGATGTGCTTTTGGTTCCGTGAGGCTTTCTCTGTGCAAACCAAATTTGAGTAGGTGTTTTTATTTGGTTTCTTCTGTTCTAGGATCTTTGGTGTTTTCTACTTCCGTAATGGAGTGATTTTTGTGATTTTTGTTGGAGTGTTGATCAAGTAGCTTTAGGTGCTGGGTATAATACGCGTTTTGTTTTAGGTGTATAACGCACTTTGGTCGACAAATTTGGGTGGTTTGCAGTGTTGGATGCCTTTTTGGAGGTGCTTGTATATATGCAAGCCCGAAGATGTTCAAAAGTTGTAAATAAcatgttcatcatcaaacttaaatATCACTTGTTGGTGCATATATGTATAAGTCCCCAGTTCATATCGTTTCATTAcgtttgatgtgtgcgaggtgtagtacgaaatagattatattttactacaaaatactattaaatacgatacaattttacacaagttatttatttattcattgaatggatatacctaaaccttgctacaacacttataggcagtgtacctaatcgtagagtagtgtagtttttagtaagtctggttcgttccacagggagctggctaaatttaacgctatatatattttaaactatatttgtataaatatatatataagtagtattattattattattattattattattattattattattattattattattattattattataaaaggggggttttaccacatatatatatttaactcaTATCAGGCAGGTAATAATTAAGTTATTTaactcatatatatatttttttaagttaTTAAGTTATTTAATTGTTATGTATGGTTAAGTTACCACAGTTGCCATATTTGGAGTACTACTATTCTACCATTAGCTAGAAATTAGCAAATGattctaatatatatatttatttggatATTGATTTTAATTCTAATTTGTTTTGCATAAGAACCCTGGAAACCTGAAAGAGAGCCATTGTTTCATAATTAGAAGAAATGCAGAAGCAAAAAAAACGATAGAATATATCAATTTCTACTTCTTTTCCAGTTCCGTTATAGCAAATCAATAAAAAAGGTAATCGAGAGTTTTTTGTTGAAACGGTCGTGGAAACGGGAACAACCGGTGCAAGCCATACTGCACATGAACACACTTCCCAACACTTGGAAAACATTTTAAAATGCAAATGGTTTCAAATCAAGTAAGTCACAAATATCATGTTGTTATTGTCATTTCTTTTGTTATTACAGACACGTTTTTATTTTGGGTACTATACGTTACATGTAAAAATCATACATTAACAGTCAGAATTTAATGAGTTTGGTTCTTTATTCATCAGCTCATTAATGTTCCGAGAAAATTTAATTATTGACATGATACTTCTCTGTGCAGGAATATGGCAAGCAAGCTACTTAAATGGTTAGACGTATTAGAACTATAAGTGGCGCAAAATATAATGTGAGGTGCGTGGCCATTTTACTTTAATCGATTTTCAATTCATTTGATCCTTTTAACCATTCCCCTCGGAACTTATCTTTCTTATTTGAcccatttattataattattaaactattCCATCCTTACAACTGTGTATTGATATTGCAGATGCTCAAGTAAAACATATATGATCACGCTTTCCTAGAATACTTAGTAATAATCATGATGTGCATACTTATACAGCTCTTTGTTTACTTTATTCTTgtattttatttttaacttttaaaatagTTTCCGACTTATTGGCCGAAGATCCACTCGGAAACAATCTCTCTATCTATCGAACAAAGAGAGGGATGAGTGTCTCTACTCTTGGgagtgttgttattgttgttgttgttgtatataaaACCCTTAAAGTACACAAAAGAATGTAAAAAGTTGATTATATGGTAAGTCTTTGAGATCAATATGTACAGTGGCTAAGTAACATTTTTGAGAAAATTTTTGGAAATACACATTTCACACAGCAACAACTTTTTTGGACCCATTTACTTGTGAATGGGTCGATTTGGGACATTTGTAATCTCTGTTGTTTCTGTTATGTTATCTGAATAATTAATTAACCCACACAGGTGTTATGGGATCAATAGTGATAATTTGATTAGCCCAATCCAACCATGCTTGAAGCAGAGTGGGATGATATGGGCACAAACTTAC
Proteins encoded in this region:
- the LOC139862923 gene encoding transcription factor bHLH162 isoform X2 — its product is MECKPSSSSSSSRVDRRTIEKNRRIQMKALYSKLHSLVPHDPSTTQTISVPDQLQEAANYIKKLQIKLEKMKREKDKLMGTTKLEINHDNDINNLKLGAQHKTPQIDIRESGSSLEAILITGVDFQFLFSETIRVIHEEGFEVVNAGFSILNDTVYHTIHAQIGESCAQTDGVSRIIERLNNIVYGN
- the LOC139862923 gene encoding transcription factor bHLH162 isoform X1, coding for MECKPSSSSSSSRVDRRTIEKNRRIQMKALYSKLHSLVPHDPSTTQQTISVPDQLQEAANYIKKLQIKLEKMKREKDKLMGTTKLEINHDNDINNLKLGAQHKTPQIDIRESGSSLEAILITGVDFQFLFSETIRVIHEEGFEVVNAGFSILNDTVYHTIHAQIGESCAQTDGVSRIIERLNNIVYGN